The Prevotella sp. E9-3 genome has a window encoding:
- a CDS encoding outer membrane beta-barrel protein: MKRFLLLTVALVTIFSAQAQRTITGKVIDSEQKESVIQGTVALLKADSSLVANALTNMEGLFSLTAPSNGRFILKITYIGYKDLYHAVNVEGKPVNVGTLTIAPDTKMLKEVEVVKNVAKVYSKEDTLIYNATAYKTPEGSVVEELVKKLPGAEVGDDGSIKINGKTVQKILVDGKEFMTGDTKTAIKNLPTSIVDRIKTYDEKSDLSRVTGIDDGNDQTVLDFGLKRGMNRGMFANIDAGIGTNERYSSRAMAAMMKDNWRVMGFASANNVNDMGFGGGGGGGRFGGGGRNGLQASKMGALNFNYEEKNKLKWDGSVRWNHGDGDAWSRRSTENFVSRTGSFSESVNQNYSRSNSWNAQMRVEWMPDTLWNISFRPSWSFNTNDGTSSSASGTFSDDPYNYVSSTDNIAYMASQLLGVDSALVVNQRQNGSLSYSDSKRLGGTLQLNRKLGGGGRNITLRMGGNYNEGASESFSRSLVDLYQLATGDSTYQRNRYNVTPTKNYDYNARITYSEPILPATFLQFSYNFQYRFTESDRSTYDFWSMNNPAQRYDMSGLYPDYREWDGIFGALDGHNYTEFIDDSLSRFSQYKNYIHTGEVMLRVIRKAYNFNVGVQIIPQHTQFSYRYMGNDIKTDRDVVNWSPTANFRWKISDRGQMRFEYRGSTSQPSMTDLLPITDNSDPLNITSGNPGLKPSFTQRFNWRFNNYYERHQRFVFANLNFSTTSNSVANMVKYDPVTGGRESHPENINGNWNVGGNFTFNTAIDTTGYFNVNTSTDVNYSNNVGYIDLLRDGNISKMTTKQTTIGERLGGSYRNDWMEFEINGGVRYNYVYNALQPNSNLSTWAFNYGFNTTLQAPWGMQFTTSLNMSSRRGYSDASANTNELIWNAQISQSFLKGKPLSVRLEFYDILGNQSNFSRSISAMSRTDNWYNSINSYVMLRATYRLNLFGTKEMRQAMRRGPEGGPEGERGVRGNRNGGFRGGRGGFGGGGFGGGRF, from the coding sequence ATGAAGCGTTTTTTACTTCTTACGGTTGCTTTGGTAACCATCTTCTCGGCGCAAGCCCAGCGCACTATTACGGGTAAAGTGATTGATAGCGAACAGAAAGAGTCTGTGATTCAGGGTACCGTTGCTTTGTTGAAGGCTGACAGTTCATTGGTGGCCAATGCATTAACCAATATGGAAGGACTGTTTTCTTTAACAGCCCCCAGTAATGGTCGTTTCATACTTAAAATCACTTATATTGGATATAAAGACCTGTACCACGCAGTGAACGTAGAAGGTAAGCCTGTGAATGTAGGCACACTTACTATTGCTCCTGATACGAAAATGCTGAAGGAGGTTGAAGTGGTAAAAAATGTGGCTAAGGTATATTCAAAGGAAGACACCTTAATATATAATGCTACAGCTTACAAGACACCTGAAGGTTCTGTTGTTGAAGAACTGGTGAAAAAACTGCCTGGCGCTGAGGTGGGTGACGATGGCTCTATTAAGATAAATGGTAAGACTGTTCAGAAGATTCTTGTAGATGGTAAGGAATTCATGACTGGCGATACGAAGACGGCTATCAAAAACTTGCCTACTTCTATCGTTGACCGTATCAAGACCTATGATGAAAAGAGTGACCTTAGCCGTGTGACTGGTATTGACGATGGAAACGACCAGACCGTGCTTGACTTCGGACTGAAGCGTGGCATGAATCGCGGCATGTTTGCAAATATTGATGCAGGCATCGGTACCAACGAGCGTTATAGCTCACGTGCAATGGCTGCTATGATGAAAGACAATTGGCGTGTCATGGGCTTTGCCAGTGCCAACAATGTCAATGATATGGGCTTTGGTGGCGGAGGCGGCGGTGGCCGTTTTGGCGGCGGTGGCCGTAATGGCTTGCAGGCCTCGAAGATGGGTGCATTGAACTTCAACTATGAAGAGAAGAACAAACTGAAATGGGATGGTTCTGTGCGCTGGAATCATGGCGATGGTGATGCGTGGAGCCGTCGTTCTACGGAAAATTTCGTGTCGCGTACTGGTTCATTCTCCGAGTCAGTGAACCAGAACTACTCGCGTTCCAATTCGTGGAATGCTCAGATGCGAGTAGAGTGGATGCCCGACACGCTTTGGAACATTAGTTTTCGTCCATCATGGAGTTTCAATACCAACGATGGTACTTCAAGTAGTGCATCGGGTACGTTCAGCGACGATCCTTACAATTATGTGTCATCTACCGACAATATCGCTTATATGGCCAGTCAGCTGTTGGGTGTTGATTCTGCTTTGGTGGTCAACCAGCGACAGAACGGAAGTCTTTCATATAGTGACTCCAAGCGTTTGGGCGGAACACTCCAACTGAACCGTAAGCTTGGTGGTGGCGGTCGAAATATAACCCTTCGGATGGGTGGAAACTATAATGAGGGCGCATCAGAATCTTTCTCGCGCAGTTTAGTAGATCTTTATCAGTTGGCAACAGGTGATTCAACATATCAGCGCAACCGATATAATGTAACTCCGACCAAGAATTATGACTATAATGCACGTATCACTTACAGCGAGCCTATTCTCCCTGCCACTTTCTTGCAGTTTAGCTATAATTTTCAGTATCGCTTCACAGAAAGCGATCGTTCTACCTACGATTTCTGGAGCATGAACAATCCTGCACAACGTTATGATATGTCAGGATTATATCCCGATTACAGAGAGTGGGATGGTATTTTTGGCGCGTTAGACGGTCATAATTATACTGAATTCATTGACGACTCTTTAAGTAGATTCTCTCAATACAAGAATTATATCCATACTGGTGAGGTGATGCTGCGTGTCATCCGTAAGGCCTATAACTTCAATGTCGGTGTACAGATTATTCCTCAGCACACTCAGTTCTCATACCGTTATATGGGCAATGATATAAAGACTGATCGCGATGTAGTGAACTGGAGTCCAACAGCCAATTTCCGTTGGAAAATTTCTGACCGCGGACAGATGCGTTTCGAGTATCGTGGTTCAACCAGTCAGCCTTCAATGACAGATCTTTTACCGATTACCGATAATAGCGACCCTTTGAATATCACATCGGGTAATCCTGGTTTGAAACCTTCGTTCACCCAGCGTTTCAACTGGCGATTCAATAATTATTATGAGCGTCATCAGCGTTTTGTCTTTGCCAATCTGAATTTCTCGACCACTTCTAATTCTGTGGCCAATATGGTGAAATACGATCCAGTGACAGGTGGACGTGAGTCTCATCCAGAAAATATCAATGGTAATTGGAATGTAGGTGGAAACTTTACTTTCAATACAGCTATTGACACAACAGGCTATTTCAATGTAAACACTTCTACCGATGTGAACTATAGCAATAATGTTGGCTATATCGACTTACTTCGTGATGGTAATATCAGTAAGATGACCACCAAGCAGACTACTATTGGTGAGCGTCTTGGTGGAAGCTACCGCAACGACTGGATGGAGTTCGAGATCAATGGTGGTGTGCGTTATAATTATGTGTATAACGCCTTGCAGCCCAATTCCAATCTCTCTACTTGGGCTTTCAACTATGGTTTCAATACCACCTTACAGGCACCCTGGGGCATGCAGTTCACTACTTCGCTCAATATGTCGAGCCGACGTGGTTATAGTGACGCTTCTGCCAATACCAATGAACTTATCTGGAATGCACAGATCTCTCAAAGTTTCCTAAAAGGAAAGCCACTGTCTGTCCGATTAGAGTTCTATGACATTCTGGGTAATCAGTCTAATTTCTCACGCTCTATCAGTGCGATGAGCCGTACCGACAACTGGTACAATTCTATCAACAGCTATGTCATGCTTCGTGCCACCTATCGCCTGAATCTTTTTGGAACAAAGGAGATGCGTCAAGCTATGCGTCGTGGTCCGGAGGGTGGTCCAGAAGGAGAGCGTGGCGTACGTGGAAATCGTAACGGAGGTTTCCGTGGCGGACGCGGAGGCTTTGGTGGAGGCGGTTTCGGAGGCGGTCGTTTCTAA
- the pepT gene encoding peptidase T, translated as MNIVERFLNYTKFDTQSAEESETVPSTAKQLVFAKYLKEELEKEGLEDVEMDDKGYIYATLPANIKENVPTIGFISHYDTSPDCSGANIKPRIVENYDGADIQLSEGITMTTKKFPELLLHKGEDLIVTDGTTLLGADDKAGIAEIVQAMVFLKEHKEIKHGKIRIGFNPDEEIGMGAHHFNVEKFGCQWAYTMDGGDIGELEFENFNAASAKITIKGVSVHPGYAKNKMVNANRLAVEFAAMLPADETPETTEGYQGFYHLIGMQTNTELGKLSYIIRDHDREKFEQRKRFIKQCAEAMNEKYGDGTVIADVSDQYYNMKEKIDPQMHVIDLVLHAMQEVGVSPKVKPIRGGTDGAQLSFKGLPCPNIFAGGLNFHGPYEFVPIQSMEKAMNVIVKICELTAGYND; from the coding sequence ATGAATATTGTAGAAAGATTTCTGAACTATACAAAGTTCGATACGCAATCGGCCGAGGAAAGCGAGACCGTGCCCAGTACTGCCAAACAATTGGTGTTTGCAAAATACTTGAAAGAGGAACTGGAGAAAGAAGGACTGGAAGATGTGGAGATGGACGACAAAGGATATATCTATGCCACACTACCTGCCAACATCAAGGAGAATGTGCCTACTATCGGTTTCATCTCTCACTACGACACAAGTCCCGACTGCTCGGGTGCCAACATTAAGCCACGCATAGTTGAGAATTACGATGGGGCCGACATTCAGCTTTCTGAAGGAATAACCATGACCACAAAGAAATTTCCCGAACTGTTGCTGCACAAAGGCGAAGACCTGATAGTGACAGACGGTACCACCCTGTTGGGCGCCGACGACAAAGCAGGAATAGCAGAAATAGTCCAGGCAATGGTTTTCCTGAAAGAGCACAAGGAAATAAAACACGGAAAAATACGCATTGGCTTCAATCCTGACGAAGAGATTGGAATGGGAGCCCACCATTTCAATGTAGAGAAATTCGGTTGCCAGTGGGCATACACAATGGATGGTGGCGATATCGGAGAATTGGAATTTGAGAATTTCAATGCTGCATCGGCCAAGATAACCATCAAGGGAGTGAGTGTTCATCCGGGATATGCAAAAAACAAGATGGTGAACGCAAACCGACTGGCAGTGGAATTTGCCGCTATGCTGCCTGCCGACGAAACGCCCGAGACTACCGAAGGCTATCAGGGCTTTTACCACCTGATAGGAATGCAGACAAATACCGAACTGGGAAAACTGAGCTACATCATCCGTGATCACGACCGTGAGAAATTCGAACAACGCAAGCGGTTCATCAAACAGTGTGCTGAAGCAATGAACGAGAAATACGGCGATGGAACTGTGATAGCAGATGTGAGCGACCAGTACTACAACATGAAGGAGAAAATAGACCCACAGATGCATGTCATCGACCTGGTACTGCATGCCATGCAGGAGGTGGGGGTATCGCCAAAGGTGAAACCCATTCGCGGTGGTACAGATGGTGCCCAGCTGTCATTCAAGGGACTCCCCTGCCCCAACATCTTTGCCGGCGGACTGAACTTCCATGGCCCCTACGAGTTTGTTCCCATACAGTCGATGGAGAAAGCCATGAACGTCATAGTGAAGATATGCGAACTGACCGCCGGCTATAACGACTGA
- a CDS encoding cation:proton antiporter: MAELPALIQDLALILIVASIVTIIFKRLKQPLVLGYIMAGFLVSPHMPYTASVVDMSNIHLWADIGVMFLLFSLGLDFSFKKILKMGASPIISTMSIIFSMSLLGVFVGHAFGWSKMDCIFLGGMLAMSSTTIIYKAFDDLGLRQQQFTGLVMSVLILEDILAIVMMVMLSAIASGKNPDGGQMLGSIAKIGFFLVLWLVVGIFAVPLFLRKVRKLINSEVLLIVSLGLCCAMAVFSTKVGFSSAFGAFIMGSILAETVEAERIEKLVEPVKNLFGAIFFVSVGMLVDPIILINYALPIFVLVMTILIGQSTLGSISFMLGGESLKSAMRCGFSMAQIGEFSFIIASLGLSLGVISDFLYPVVVAVSVITTFLTPYMIRFATPAYNSLERKLPQGVIKTLNHLSMFHPNTKEQNKWKSLLTQMGINIFVYSILSSAATTLIFMFFQPLMQQLLPTSWYANAITGVATVLVISPFLRAMVVKKNRSEEWKTLWKESNKNRLPLLFTVLVRFVIAMAYVFYVCNHLFNFAPAIMASVGFVAVMLMVFSRRIKRNSILLERLFINNLRSRDIEAQVHGKKRPLYEGRLLDRDIHITDIEIPGNSRWMGQTLRQLNLGKKYGVHVSSILRGGFRLNIPDGDYVIFPFDRLQVIGSDEQLAKLSSAIESEVLGEDLELEKREMKLHQLIIGSDSPFIGKTLQESDIRRRFSIMVVGLEEGKENLSPFHPNRRFQEGDIIWVVGEQESIDALLAI, encoded by the coding sequence ATGGCTGAACTACCTGCCCTCATACAAGACCTGGCACTCATACTTATAGTTGCCAGCATAGTGACTATTATCTTCAAACGACTGAAACAGCCGTTGGTACTGGGCTATATCATGGCAGGCTTTCTGGTGTCACCCCACATGCCCTACACAGCATCGGTGGTAGATATGTCTAACATTCACCTTTGGGCAGATATCGGCGTGATGTTCCTCCTGTTTTCACTCGGACTCGATTTTTCGTTCAAGAAAATCCTGAAAATGGGAGCATCCCCCATCATATCGACCATGAGCATCATCTTCTCGATGTCGCTGCTCGGGGTGTTCGTCGGACATGCGTTCGGATGGTCAAAAATGGACTGCATCTTCTTGGGTGGTATGCTCGCCATGAGTTCGACAACCATTATCTATAAGGCATTTGACGATTTAGGGCTCCGACAGCAGCAGTTCACAGGACTGGTGATGTCGGTACTCATTTTGGAAGATATCCTCGCCATCGTGATGATGGTGATGCTAAGTGCTATAGCCAGCGGTAAGAATCCTGACGGCGGACAAATGCTGGGCTCTATAGCCAAGATTGGATTCTTCCTGGTGCTTTGGCTGGTGGTAGGCATCTTTGCCGTTCCACTTTTCCTGCGCAAAGTTAGAAAACTAATCAATTCTGAAGTGCTGCTCATCGTATCGCTGGGACTGTGTTGCGCCATGGCGGTATTCTCTACAAAGGTAGGATTCTCATCGGCCTTCGGTGCATTCATCATGGGTAGTATATTGGCTGAAACCGTTGAGGCAGAACGCATTGAGAAACTGGTGGAACCGGTAAAGAATCTGTTTGGTGCCATCTTCTTCGTATCAGTAGGTATGCTGGTCGATCCCATCATTCTTATCAACTATGCCCTGCCCATATTCGTGCTGGTGATGACCATCCTTATAGGACAAAGCACACTGGGCTCAATATCTTTTATGCTGGGAGGCGAGAGTTTAAAGAGTGCCATGCGTTGTGGTTTTTCAATGGCACAGATAGGTGAGTTCTCGTTCATCATTGCATCGCTGGGCCTTTCGTTGGGTGTAATTAGTGATTTCCTGTATCCTGTGGTAGTGGCAGTTTCCGTAATCACCACTTTTCTCACCCCGTACATGATTCGTTTTGCCACACCTGCCTACAATTCTTTAGAGCGAAAGCTTCCCCAAGGGGTCATCAAGACGCTGAATCATCTGTCGATGTTCCATCCCAACACCAAGGAACAGAACAAATGGAAGAGTCTGCTGACACAGATGGGCATCAACATTTTTGTATATAGTATTCTCTCATCGGCAGCTACTACACTGATTTTTATGTTCTTCCAGCCCCTGATGCAACAACTTTTGCCAACTTCGTGGTATGCGAATGCAATTACAGGTGTAGCTACAGTTTTGGTGATTTCGCCGTTCCTACGTGCAATGGTGGTAAAGAAAAACCGAAGCGAAGAATGGAAGACTCTGTGGAAGGAGAGCAACAAGAACCGATTGCCCCTACTCTTTACCGTACTGGTGCGCTTTGTCATAGCAATGGCATATGTGTTCTACGTATGCAACCACTTGTTCAATTTTGCCCCGGCCATTATGGCTTCGGTAGGCTTTGTGGCTGTGATGCTGATGGTATTCTCACGTCGAATCAAGCGGAATAGTATTCTATTGGAGCGGCTGTTCATCAACAACCTGCGCTCGCGCGATATCGAGGCTCAGGTGCATGGAAAGAAACGCCCACTATACGAAGGACGCCTTTTGGATCGTGATATTCATATCACAGACATTGAGATTCCCGGAAACTCACGCTGGATGGGACAAACACTACGCCAGCTCAATCTGGGCAAGAAATACGGGGTTCATGTAAGTAGTATTCTACGTGGAGGATTTAGACTGAATATTCCAGATGGAGACTATGTCATCTTCCCATTCGACCGATTGCAGGTGATTGGTAGTGACGAGCAACTGGCTAAACTCAGTTCAGCCATCGAATCGGAAGTGCTTGGCGAGGATTTGGAACTGGAAAAGCGAGAAATGAAACTCCACCAACTTATCATCGGCAGTGACAGTCCTTTTATCGGAAAGACACTTCAGGAGAGCGATATCCGACGCCGCTTCAGCATCATGGTCGTAGGGCTGGAAGAAGGAAAGGAGAACCTTTCTCCCTTCCATCCCAATCGCCGATTCCAAGAGGGAGATATCATCTGGGTGGTTGGCGAACAGGAATCTATCGATGCCCTGCTCGCGATATAG